In a genomic window of Nodosilinea sp. E11:
- a CDS encoding PAS domain S-box protein, whose amino-acid sequence MAGISNRVASGPDVPTPTAIAPWHQAIAAIARQIRQSLDLTTILTNSVEAVQRLLDCDRALLYQFATDHSGQVVVEAVQNPQWSMAGQTVHDPWSEADRLPPDDEGQVWAIADVAAAHLTPCHAEFLAQFQVKASLIVPVLCETQLWGLLIAHSCTAPRPWLPEDVANLQQMAVQVGIALYQADLKAQLQAAKANLEAQTETMLRQSRDQRLQLAAIVETSQDAIISKTSDGLITSWNQAAERLFGYSAAEAIGQPITLIIPPDRQADAALLFQQLHQGKPIATYETQRQCKDGRLVEVALTMSPVQDETGAVVGASKIARDITAQRQAQRALQEQTAILRSFYDSSPLMMGVVELSVHDILHISDNQATAAFFNTTVEALEGQWASNLGVPPDYIQVWVTHYRQSQATGQPVQFDYAHTFGTSTFWLSVVVSFIGIAESKRPCFSYVATDITDRKQVELTLQRSEARYRNIIETTLEGVWMLDAQGKTTFINQQMADMLGYSIEDMASTALLDFIAPEDQAQAKTYLECRRQGIEEKHPFKFRRQDQTVLWALVSATPMLDENDTYAGCIGLLADVTPIITIQEALKTSKMQLSSVLNSSLDGIMAFCSVRDGQGTIVDFEWLLSNPTACDLVGRTEAYLVGKRLLDEMPGNLEEGLFDGYVHTVETGEPYRREFYYNHDGIESWFETVAVKLGDGFAVTFRNVTSLKQSEQTLYQVNQQLEARVADLDQRHNEMVILSEISDYLQACSTIEEACHTITNLVETLFPKCSGGIFITHASHNRLAIVNSWGRHLHSDTRFKPDQCWALRRGRTHHVGPDRHSLRCAHVPAEVEIEATLCIPMLAQGETLGLLHLSTETTEALSEPKQQLARALAEQLGMAIANLKLQETLKNQSIRDSLTGLYNRRYLEESFTREIGRAQRKQHSIGVIMLDIDHFKQFNDTFGHDIGDFVLQLVGTLLKENVRSSDIACRYGGEEMTLILPEADLAATIARAEVIRVAISQLRPHHQGQRLDSLTASFGVASFPQHGSTIQTLIKAADAALYRAKAAGRNQVLVAL is encoded by the coding sequence ATGGCAGGCATCAGCAACCGGGTGGCTAGTGGCCCTGACGTCCCCACTCCCACTGCGATCGCCCCTTGGCATCAGGCGATCGCGGCGATCGCCCGGCAAATTCGCCAGTCCCTCGATCTGACCACGATTTTGACGAACAGCGTTGAAGCCGTTCAGAGGCTGTTAGACTGCGATCGCGCTCTACTTTATCAGTTTGCCACCGACCACAGCGGTCAAGTCGTCGTTGAAGCTGTGCAGAATCCGCAGTGGTCAATGGCGGGGCAAACCGTCCATGATCCCTGGTCTGAGGCTGACCGACTGCCCCCCGACGACGAGGGGCAGGTGTGGGCGATCGCCGATGTTGCCGCTGCTCACCTCACCCCCTGCCACGCCGAGTTTCTGGCTCAGTTTCAGGTCAAGGCCAGCCTGATTGTACCGGTGCTGTGTGAGACTCAGCTATGGGGCCTGTTGATTGCCCATAGCTGCACTGCTCCCCGGCCCTGGCTACCAGAGGACGTGGCCAACCTACAGCAGATGGCTGTTCAGGTGGGCATCGCTCTTTACCAGGCCGACCTGAAGGCGCAACTGCAAGCGGCCAAAGCCAATTTAGAGGCCCAGACCGAAACCATGCTGCGCCAAAGTCGCGATCAGCGGCTTCAGTTGGCGGCCATTGTCGAGACCTCCCAAGATGCGATCATCAGCAAAACATCTGACGGCCTGATCACCAGCTGGAACCAGGCCGCCGAACGGCTCTTTGGCTACAGTGCCGCCGAGGCGATTGGCCAGCCCATCACCCTAATCATTCCGCCCGATCGTCAGGCCGACGCCGCCCTGCTCTTTCAGCAACTGCATCAGGGCAAACCGATTGCAACCTACGAAACCCAGCGCCAGTGTAAAGATGGTCGCCTGGTGGAGGTAGCGCTAACCATGTCTCCCGTGCAGGATGAAACCGGTGCGGTAGTTGGGGCTTCTAAAATTGCCAGAGACATTACTGCCCAGCGCCAGGCCCAGCGAGCCCTGCAAGAGCAGACCGCCATCTTACGGAGCTTCTACGATTCATCACCGCTAATGATGGGGGTAGTGGAACTGTCGGTGCACGACATTCTGCACATCTCAGATAACCAGGCAACGGCCGCCTTTTTTAATACCACCGTCGAGGCGCTAGAGGGGCAATGGGCCAGCAATCTAGGTGTGCCTCCAGACTACATTCAGGTCTGGGTTACCCACTATCGCCAGAGCCAGGCTACCGGCCAACCGGTGCAGTTTGACTATGCCCATACCTTTGGCACCTCCACCTTTTGGCTGTCGGTTGTAGTGTCATTTATTGGCATTGCTGAGAGCAAACGGCCTTGTTTTTCCTATGTGGCCACAGACATTACCGATCGCAAACAGGTCGAATTAACACTTCAGCGCAGCGAGGCTCGATACCGCAACATTATTGAGACCACCCTAGAAGGGGTGTGGATGCTGGATGCCCAAGGTAAAACCACCTTCATTAACCAGCAGATGGCCGACATGCTGGGCTACAGCATCGAAGACATGGCCAGCACTGCCCTGCTGGACTTTATTGCCCCCGAAGACCAAGCCCAAGCCAAAACCTATTTAGAATGCCGACGGCAGGGGATTGAAGAAAAGCACCCCTTCAAGTTTCGCCGCCAAGACCAGACCGTGCTGTGGGCCTTGGTGTCGGCAACTCCGATGCTTGACGAAAACGACACCTATGCCGGATGCATCGGCCTGCTTGCCGATGTTACCCCAATCATTACCATTCAAGAGGCCCTAAAGACCTCTAAAATGCAGCTCAGCAGCGTGCTCAATAGCTCCCTTGACGGCATTATGGCCTTTTGCTCGGTGCGCGATGGGCAGGGCACCATTGTTGACTTTGAGTGGCTGTTGAGCAATCCTACCGCCTGCGACCTGGTGGGACGCACCGAAGCCTATCTAGTCGGCAAACGCCTGCTCGATGAAATGCCCGGCAACCTTGAAGAAGGCTTGTTTGATGGCTACGTTCACACCGTCGAAACCGGGGAGCCCTACCGACGGGAGTTCTACTATAACCACGACGGCATTGAATCCTGGTTTGAAACGGTAGCCGTCAAGCTAGGAGATGGCTTTGCCGTCACCTTTCGCAATGTCACCAGCCTCAAACAGTCAGAACAAACCTTATACCAAGTCAATCAACAGCTCGAAGCGCGGGTAGCCGACCTCGATCAGCGCCACAACGAAATGGTGATCTTGAGCGAAATCAGCGATTATCTCCAGGCCTGTTCAACGATAGAAGAAGCTTGTCATACCATCACCAACCTGGTTGAAACCCTCTTTCCCAAATGCTCCGGCGGTATTTTCATCACCCATGCCTCCCACAATCGCCTAGCAATTGTCAATAGCTGGGGTAGGCATCTCCATTCAGACACCCGTTTTAAGCCCGATCAATGCTGGGCGCTGCGCCGGGGTCGAACGCACCACGTCGGGCCAGATCGCCACAGTCTTCGCTGTGCCCACGTGCCAGCCGAGGTCGAGATTGAGGCTACCCTATGTATCCCCATGCTGGCCCAGGGAGAAACCCTAGGATTATTGCACCTCAGCACCGAAACTACGGAGGCCCTATCTGAGCCCAAGCAGCAGCTCGCCCGCGCCTTAGCCGAGCAGTTGGGCATGGCGATCGCCAACCTCAAACTGCAAGAAACCCTCAAAAACCAGAGCATCCGCGACTCACTGACTGGCCTTTATAATCGCCGCTATCTAGAAGAATCGTTCACTCGAGAGATCGGACGAGCCCAGCGAAAACAGCATTCTATCGGCGTGATCATGCTTGATATTGACCATTTCAAGCAGTTTAACGATACCTTTGGCCACGACATCGGCGATTTTGTGCTGCAACTGGTCGGCACCTTACTCAAGGAGAACGTGCGCAGTTCTGACATTGCCTGTCGCTACGGGGGCGAAGAAATGACCTTGATCTTGCCAGAGGCGGATCTCGCCGCAACCATCGCCCGGGCCGAAGTGATTCGAGTGGCCATTAGTCAGTTACGGCCCCATCACCAAGGTCAGCGCCTTGATTCCCTCACGGCATCCTTTGGGGTGGCCAGCTTTCCCCAGCACGGCAGCACTATTCAAACGCTGATCAAAGCTGCCGATGCGGCTCTCTATAGGGCCAAAGCCGCCGGTCGCAACCAGGTGCTTGTCGCCCTGTAG